The nucleotide sequence CAAATTCAGCAATACAAACGCCAAATAATATGGAAGCAGAGAGCTGTAAGACGGCAGCGGCCGTGCAGGCAGACATTTGGAAATAATAGTCCAGAtgcaaaaaggaaaacaaaatgtgcagatggaagggaccaaaaaaaaaaaacagaagaaagtgAAGGATGTTGTGCGTGTGACTCTTGAAGGGAAAGAATGTGCGAAATGCTGCTCCTTACCAGCCCGATAAACAAAGTTGGCCTCAGCCTCAGAGGACGATGGTGAGAGCAGCTCATCGTCATACTCGTTGGAGCTGAAGGAGCCAGAGTGGTTCCTCTTGCGAGCATCCATGACGCCGTTGGCCACCATGACGTGGCGCAGGGAGTCATTCAGGTAGCGATGCAATAAGCTGCTCTTGTACTTAGGCGGTGACACGTATTCATCAGCCAATGAGGCGGCTTCTGCAGCAGAGCGTAACCCCACCCCCATGCCCATGGTCATGCCCACCATGGCAGAGCCCTCCTTCTTGATGACGCTCTGGTACATGGGCTTGTTGAGCTCCTCTGGGCTGCTCTGCGTCCTCTGAGGCTTGTCCCCatctaaggaaaaaaaaaaaaattgattttaagATGAAGTGCATGATTATACTTTGCAAAGCAAAGGGCAATCTACTCCACAGACAGCCTTGCATGTTTAACCGTTATGACTCACAGTCTGCTTATTTTGGTCTAATCTTGACTCTAAGTACCAGGCAGGGACATTTAACCTGGTGCTCCAAGAACCATTACCAGATCCTCACGGATGGCCGTCTATTTCCACTCCAGCAAAAAGCATGCTGTTCCTCTGGAGAATTCACTAATATCCAGGGTTGTGTGCAGCCGAAGTGATTGAATTAAAGCACAGGTCTCTACCTGATGAAACAAACTGGAGAAAGATTAAACCTCGGACTAAAAAAACAGATATCCTCTGGCAGGAGGGAAATCAAGGAGACGTTCACTGGAGATACTGTCCCTGCCAAAAGGGTAATTTTGTAATTTGGGCAGGTTGGACTTTTGATTCAGTCTGGGCCAAATTAAAATTATAGCTCCCACATATCAGAACCACATGGAGGTAGCAGAATGTCATTCTGCTCTCTTTCCTCTGTGCTGCTGGAGGAAGGGTGCAGTGAGTGCTGTGTCTGAATGTTGGGTCTCCTCAGAAACACCCTCCAGCTGCATGTAACATCTAATCAAACACGCTCAAGACTGAAAATGTCCATTTCCATGCAGCCGTGGCGGCTTGTCCGATCCACACCCCGTGCAGCAAAGCACACTTAATCTCAGATGCGTGTAAGCAATCGTACCCACAAAACAGGCAGACCATTTCAGAGGGTCACGTTAGGGCCCCTAAATAGCTCCTAGAACAAAAGCACAGTCTGACAAACATAATGGAGGATCAGAAGTGGGATCAGGCTGCAGAGAGCATCAGAACCATAATGTGACAGGGAGAAGAGTCCGGGAGATATACAGAGGCTCTGGTGGTACCGCAGCTTGTGGCTGACAACCCAAACATCATGCACACATTCCTCTCTCAGCTGCGCTCTCATTCTCCTCCTCAGAAATTGAATTACAGATCACTGACACCACAGCGCTCTTCTTTTCTGTTCATTCCTTCGCTGCGTGACTGTATGTTTTCTCTTTTTGTCTCCAGTGCCAGTGCCGTCAGAGATTAGAAAAAGGCAGCTCCTCGCTTGAAACtcagcatgtgtgcatgtgtgtgcagtaAACACACAGCATATAGACAGCTACTCTTTTCCAATTGCAGGCTGGCAGACAGAAGTTGGCTCAGCGGGGTGTCTTAATGACAGCGTGTCACAGCCCGCCTGCCTCGCCGTCTCTCGCCCGTGTCACACACTCACCATTTATATACCCAGAGCATGTTCCTGCATAGCATCAGCCTTCTTTAGGATGGGCACACACGGACACGGCGCATGAACTAGCTTGGGCTTTGGCCTCATTTCATGTCATAATGCTAGATTGGAGCTCCAGGGGTGCATGAAGTACAATGTAAAGAGATCTTCCCAGTCACTAGGTATAAAGAGGAAACAAGGAAAAAGTTCACACCAGGAAGTGTGTCCTGAGAAGTGTGAACCTTTTAGATGATATTTATTACTTGATCATCTATCATACTCAAAAATATGTGATAataatgtaatattttttttcctccggGCTGTGTTGCGTGTTCATTGATGCTTCATTTTCACTACACATGGAGACATCTGGTCTGTCCATGCTTTGACACGGTGGTACTTTTCTCACAATCTCTTGCAACGGCAGCAGATGAGTTGTGTCACAAATGTGAACAGGCTGATCACAGCCGAGTATGCATTTGAGCATGAGCGTGTTGACACATGGGCGGGGCTTCAAGCTTGGTACATTTAcacctacatacagtagtgttcagaataatagtagtgctatgtgactaaaaagattaatccaggttttgagtatatttcttattgttacatgggaaacaagattaaCTAGATaactagattcagtagattctcacaaatccaacaagaccaagcattcatgatatgcacactcgtaaggctatgaaattgggctattagtaaaaaaaaaatagaaaagggggtgttcacaataataatagcatctgctgttgatgctacaaactcaaaactattatgttcaaactgcttttttagcaatcctgtgaatcactaaactagtatttagttgtataaccacttttgttcatgatttcttcacatctgcgaggcatggagtcaaccaaattgtggcacctttcagctgttattccactccaagattctttaacaacattccacaattcattcacatttcttggttttgctacagaaacagcttttttgatgtcaccccactccaaaacattcattttgttggtttggaaccaagattttgctcatttactagtgtgcttggggtcattgtcttgttgaaacacccatttcaagggcatgtcctcttcagcataaggcaactagTGGTATTCTAGTGGTATTCAGTGAGGGAGTAGGATAAGACACTTAACACAGTCTTTTAAAGAACTTTACTAAACGATATTTATGGGGGAAAGCCACATGAAACTAAAACTTTGTAGATTACTTTTATATTGCTCTCCTACTGCTACAGAGTAAgcttttttgtaaaataaattaatagAGAAGATATCTTTATAACAGAAATAACTACAGCACCACACTAGAGTgcaaaacctccgccaacactagtttccaattccacaaatgtttcatgtttgaaaaaatgttcaaggtcaatGTCCtgctagaagtggcttttcataaggtaAATTGGATGTGgtaaaatgtcaggagtatgtatttagttcatgcacttgaactgaagtttttttgtggtgttggcaggttttttgggggggtggggggggtggggggggggttgtttgtttgttttccccaactttttcagttctgaattctttttcagatcattttcacagaacattggttatctctgctatgcacaatttgtcattgctttttggcacttggtttacaactgataactggaagacaagcaGGCAGAAAATTGGAACATCCATTCAACTTTGGTggcgtaggtaaatccataacagaaaatgaGAGTGACTAAGGCACTTTGATTAGATATAATGATATAATGAGGAGGTtgcggtcatttaacatctgcaggaaactcccgcggatgttctaccagtctatATTAgtcagcgtcctcttttacaccgtggtgtgctgagGGGCAGCTCattcaagaaggacacatccagactGGACAAAGTGGTCAGGCGGGCtgactgtggttggcatgaagctgtacTCTCTGGTGACTGGCAGAAAAGAAATCACTGGACAAACTGTTGGACATTacggacaatgccagtcaccctctgcacactgtcatcagcaaccagaagcGCCTCTTTAGCCACAAGAtccaaactactgcaaaaagtcattgtgtttctgttaaaggtgttaacatctggaataactgccctgacaatattaaagtactgggtactttagtaggctttaaaagacattacaagaataataAAATTGCTTATTATAGTTTGAAGATTTAGGTTTACTGATTTTGTTATTGCTTTCGCAATTGGGTGGTGGTTGCCATTGTTTGTCTGGTTGGGTTTTGTAAATTGGAGTTCATTGACCAATTTTGCACGCttctttttttggtatttgtgatcatgggtgtgtgtttgtgtatatacatactgaaaaactcctttgtccctcaggccatcagactgtacaactcctcacttgggggaggaggagtaacaggaagacagaggatgggaatgagaggagcagtagtagccagtaaaccagtattgattagtatgtctggtatttatattgtgtatttatatttgcaaactgtttttcttgtttactttcacttttgatactgtgtgtgcttcttaccctgtgtgctgctttacaatgctgctggaacctcaatttccctgagggagtcttcccaagggaacaataaagttctatctaatctaatatagtctaaaatatacattaaatggggcttacaatgtaaaatttaaatggccacaaaaatctgtaatctggatcagatcaaactttgtcacctgataaaggataccatcctacataatgttctgaaatatgaaagaaatgtgatcttttctGACAGAGTTCTGAATTTTGAAGAtgcgttcaatgttaaagatagggattttcgcATTTTCAAAGATTTTGtctggctttgacctttgaccttgaaatttaatcagttcttgcctatcaggatatgaatcttgagtaaaaaaaaattaaaaaaaaaatcataattgtaTATGGAAAAAATTGtggactccaggctgttcacaaacaaacaaacgggcaaaaacattacctcctccaactttgctggtggaggtaataaatgaATGGCCTTAAAGCCTTATTTGCAGTAATGTTATAGAAGAAAAATCTTCCATTGCAACAATCTGTCAGTACACTGGGTAAGGCAAATAAACTATTGATTCTGGATATGTTCCATATTTAATGAGaactcactgattttttttttttcttttttgctacaAAAGGACCTGTCTTATACACTTCATAATGTGTACAATTTATTACTGCATTCACATTTTTGTATACTGCTCATTGGCCAAACCCTTTTgaagttttaaaaataaatatcgaGGGCTATAGTCCACAAAAAACTGGTTTACATCATCTGGATTTCTACAATGCTATCTATAgtctaatagccaagtggcctctgtgtgggtgtgtatggctttgatcatgcaaaaactgtggacgacatttgtcgtttggcatacttatgtattttgggtcaaggctgAACGCTGCAAAAAAGAAATTAGCAactttagctaaccaataaacagatGATGTGCTGCAatccaccatgggagttcagggttttagggttttaatgttgtcattgtggTTGCAGAATCACTCTGTGTCAATAAGTCTACTATTTGGAGGTTGTGAAGTTGATACAATGATGCAGGCAGCaagaatgactgactgactgactgactgactgactgactgactgactgactgactgactacaCACCAACAACATGCCATATCCACCTCAAATGCCACAAAACTCAGTCAATCTGCAGTAAGATGGTTTTCGATGCAGAAGAATATTTTGGGGCATATCATACACATGGCGAATAAAAGCACACAGCACAGtgtgtcattgctagtttccaaaTGATACTGTTGTCATTTTCACCCCAGTGGCCACATTGTTTTAACAGTAAGTGCACTTTCTCTTGTTCATCAGAAAACTACTGCACCACAAACCAACAAACACCTGGTGTCAGGTAGAAAACAGTTTTTCAGATACGCATTACAAAGGTGAGCTCATGACTGTATGTTTACAATCAACTCCTTCCTTTCAGAGTCTGCAGGCGGGGAGTATTAAACCAAAGATGTCCATGGGATGGTCCAGGAGCACCAGGGGTCTGTCTACGCCTGATGGGAGGTAGAGGATATCAGGTATTTGAGGGAGATAATGCTGCAGAAATCCAGCACTATCTCCCTCAAATACCTGAGGTGAAgctcaactgcttcacctcagggagctttggaggATGACTGCTGCTCCTGTAAATGATCTGTTTGCACACAGTCTGTTTCCTCACCAAAAAAAACTCTCGCTTCTGTTACCTACTGGGTCTGCCATCTAAATGGTGATACCCCAGGTTAAAGTGCACATGGTTCTGAAAAGTAACAACAGATAGGCTAACTAGTGTAAAAATACAACACCTTTGCACCCTGGACCTTTCTTTGATTTAGActatatacaatataaataccaaaGTGGAGCTGGATATGTCCCAAATGCACTTGCATTATGTGCATAAGAATGTGTGGTATAGATCATCACAATAGGGTTGTTTAAGTTTATGAATATGAAAATTAACTGTGTGGCACTATTTTTCTTTCTTGAGAACTTAGATTTGTAACGAACTgcactaagtttttttttttggatatgtGAAAATattatgtccaaaaaaaaaaaactctcatcaTGGCGCTGAGTTGGACATTTTGCTCATTATATAAGGTAGGTCAAAGGTGAAAGCCAATAATGAAAAACAATCTCTGTCACTGCCCCTGAAGTGAGAGAGAATGGAGCCAGATAAAACATGGTAAATGCAgaatgggtgttttaacaagtGATAATAAAGAACATATTGGATGGCTGTGCTTTGACAGTGCTGAACTTTGCTCTCTGAATGGAAAGTAAACAGTGAAGACGCTGTTAAGGTGTCATGAAGACGTACCTTCTGAGCAGCTGTCGTCACTGCTCACACTCAACCTCTCAGCGTTGCCCTGAACGtatttgttgtacagtttgatcCTGAGCGCCCAGCTCAGGTCAGGCTGCCTCACTGTGTTCTTCAGCCGCCTCCTGGCATTGGCAAACCAGTTAGAAACCTGAGATAGACAGATAAGAGAAGATGGAATAGAAATTTTGCCCTGCATCCAAACAATAACATTGGTTAGGAACCTACTACCCAACCAGTACTGTAGTACGTACTAGAAGTAAGCGAGTGAGCAGTAGGGACACAATTTAGATGTACTACACAGCTGCCATCTCACCAGCCCCTTGATCTGAATGGTTACAGATACACATACCCAAACatttctattttgccatggcagaCTTTTTAAATGGTTCCTGATAGTTAATAAATGTACATTTGTACAATGCCATGCCTCTCCATCGCCGCTACCATTTTCATGTATGTTCACGATCTTCTTTGAATTTTTCTTAGAAGTTTGTATTCTTCAGTTACTAGGCTCCAGATGCCTCATGGGGTAGTGCAGTATAGCCCATTTACACATAATGGAGGTAGTTTATCATCCAGATACTATTCGACTATTACTAAATGTGCAAATAACATACAGATTGTGATGTACTGCTTTTTGTCTGCTGTATAGTTTGCTAGTATGAGTATCTGGATGTATGCTATTGCTATGCTATTGCTTTgacactgaacacatccacagcaAACTAATGACCGTCCTTTCTAAAACTGTCTGCTCTCTGCATCAGACTAATGTGAAGAGTGGAGCAGAGACACTGTGCAGAGCAGCTCTCTAACACGCTTACCAAAGAGACCCATcggcatgcatcatttctgtatCAACGCCATGAAGCAACATTTAACGACCAAAGGCTGGACGGCCAATAAATGCAATGTTTCATTAACTAATGTTCCAACCGAGATGCATGTCTCTCTGCTTATTCTGGACCTGCACAGCCTCCCTTCAATAATACATTTTTTCCAAACACTGTCTTGAAGATGCAATAAAAGAGACACTTGAGCCGGCACTCTTCCTTTCACGGGGCAGGGAGACTATTAGCTGTTATACAAGAATAACTTTTCATGCTCAATAGACGTCAAGCGGCTTATGAAGGGGCTGGGACACAAGGACTTATGCTAGAGTACTTATTTTTCTGATCCTGCCTTCTCATTCAGGATCGTGTTTCTCGTTAACCAACACCATTCCACATCCCTCTCGTCTCCAGCCTGTGGCACACCAGGAAGAAGGTGGCCAACGCATCCAGTCCTAGTCTGCTGGTTTGGACGGAGGCGAGGTGAGATGAGACGAAGCGCAGGATGGCGAATGAGGACTGGAGGAAAGATGGCTGctgatgaagtttttaaaaaaagaagaggGCACGCCTGCTCACACAACACCCAGAAAGATTCAATATGAGGACAGAGGAGCCAAACCAGCTCATTCACCCATGCCCTGTCTGAACCGAGTGTACCGTGGAGGAGACAGCGTGCAGACACACAGAGCAGCATGACCACGGAGGCATTTCAATGATCAGTGGATTAAAAATACATCGCCCGCTAGATTTACATGGAAAAAATGGCGAAAACATGAAAGTTTTGCTTTAAACACCTGGTGGCAGGTGGGCGTATCCAAGGGAAAAATCCTGTGATCCACAGTGATGTGTTCCACAGTTCATTGTCAGAATTACTGCCACTCCTAAAGGTGAAGTACAGAAGTTAAAATGTGTTCAgaatacaatgcaaattaaatagTTTCGTAAATTCAGAATATTAAAATGTccaaactttatatatatatatatataatctatagGCATTATCTGGAGAAAGTGCAtcctttgtctgttgcatcaccagttatacagcttcatggtggaatagaacagagaaagattttcttcaaaagaaaatgtgaaatttcaagTATAGTTTGCCTGAAGGAACATGAGAGATAAGATTTGATGAGTTTTCCATATTCAAATTCTTCTCTGTTTGACTCCTCAGTGAAACTGTATAACTGTtgttgcaacagacaaaagttgtgcTTTGTCCACTTTTTACTCATCACTTCCACTGAACTCTGAAACTCCTTCGATTTGTCAtaggtgtcttggtagcttccctcacctcACTAGTCTCCATCTTGCTTAAAATGCAGTTTTTGACAACTGACTGCACCATACAGACTTACCATAaggtttgtatttctgtttgatgTAAATTAACTCCAAGGTTATACTCAGTGActcagaaatgtttatgtattcaTTCACTGGATTGTCTGAatgaaactggctgtaaaactggCTGTCCACTTTGCTATTTACCATAAAAATGTGCCAATGATTTTGTCATATGTACACTTTGTTTTGTCGTTTTTGTTCTGTATAACTGGACATCATTTTAAATATTCTGtgaacacaaaaattattaattttCATTCATTTCTGATGATATTTTAAATGATGTACTTAAAAATAAGATGTGCCAATAATTCTGTCCAGGACAGTACATTGCTGACAGTGGAGGAACCATAACTGGATACACACAGAAAAGGGCACTGCCTACAGCACACTTTATACAAATGAATGACAAAGACAAACATGGTGTCAGAAAATGTGATAAAAGCTGTTTATGTGTCTGTCATCACCGTGGTTACATTTGATTAAAACAGGTGCTGACCTTTGACACTGCTGCTGATATTTGGGTGTTTCCTTAAGTGCGTGTGTCCAACACAAAGCATTCCTCTGCACTCTGCTTGCCCTCACCAAAACAAACagctccatcaggactaaaatgaGAACCAGATTACGCAGCATGGCCGGCAGCCTGAAACAGCCGCCGCACACTTTGGAGGCCATATCAGTGACCTTGTCAGCTAGATGATACTGTACATACAAAACTGCATGCGCCAGACACAAAAACAGTCACAACTCTGTTTCCTCTCTGGGTCTGCCACCAAAAACTGAGCTGCTCCTCTGGCACTATACACTCCGTCAGTAGAGGGCGCACTAGAGCTCAAATTGTGCATAAAACAAAAATGACAGGAAGGTTTTCCTATTACTGTGAAATAACAAAAAAGAATGAACATAACAGCCAACTGCAGCATCTGGAAGAAAGTAGAAATAATGATATTCACCACGGCATGCGCCTTATGAAATAAACAGCTCAAGATGTAAAAACATTTCTAACCGCTGTCTCCTAACTGCAAGTTAGAATCTAACTTTTCAGAGATGATTAAACAGACACTCAACCACAGAAATCAAACTTCTCGCTGATCACACTCGGGCCTGCCTGGTGGATTCTCTCACTTGTCCCACTTATTAAAGCTCTTTTTTTCCGACCTGAGCAGCAGCTGCACAGTGTCCTAGAAAACAACATTTACCTGGACCAGGGTCATTTGAGAGCCGAGGGCCAACAGGATTTTCTCCGTCTTGGTGGGATACGGGTTGTCCCGATGTTTATAGAGCCACTGCTTTAGTGGCCTCGCCATGTCCTGCAAGGCCTGGCGTTTGTGTCGCACTTTGCCCCCGCTGGGACGACCCCTGTATAGCACAGGAAGAGAGCCGTGCATCAGCACCATGCAGGTTCTAAAGGTaaacgcgcacgcacacacacccacacacacacacacacacacatgcaacctgaAATCTGACCAAGACAATGACACTGAAGTTATTTTCACCCTAAAGTTTGGGTATTTGTtgctcatgtttttttttgttttttttgtgctcccgtcatgaaatgattcaaattttcatgacagggttttttttaaactcactattactaaccctactcttacccccaaccctaaccataaccaccccccacccccgcgcttcacttttaatttcgtgcagccatcacggaacgtattacaatgaatttgtgctgccgtgacgaaaatgcggcgctttttgtgacaatatcataaACCAATAAATGAATGTAtagttcatgctgctgaatcacgacatgccacgACACCAGGTTGTACTTTGTTTAATCAGCATCACCGACAGTACTGAGGGTTGTATTTAATTATCTTTTCCTCACGTAAGAAAATCAGGATGATGCTGTGTATTAAAAGGACTGAAAACAATGTTTTGCAGCTGTGAAAGTGAAATTGTGTGATATTCTTTGTGCATGCTTTAAGCAGATCTCCAGCTGCCCATGTCTGGAATCCAGTTGTTCACTTCTGTGGCTCAAAAACTGGATACTCAATCGTGACATGCTATAGTGTGTAATCTGTGGTTATGCTGGTGTTGTAGAATGGAGTGGCCAATCAACAATATTTTCAATatgttaaaattaaaaaaatcttcacgttgtgacacatgatgatcttACAAATGTGAATACATAGATGTAATCTGTGCAGATAGGGGAtgtcttttactttaattttacaaACAGCCTTGGTTTTTAGCATTATTAGAAATAAAacatttctgcttgaatgtgaaTTTGACTGTGCAATCACTCTGATGCCAGGATACATTTACAggataaaattaaaatacaatgcagattgttttctgttttggagcag is from Thalassophryne amazonica chromosome 1, fThaAma1.1, whole genome shotgun sequence and encodes:
- the mkxa gene encoding mohawk homeobox a, yielding MHQTNRENICPKMNTIMFNKLSSQVLFEEKANEVEMSSRNYLEVIDGQHPDLLSSRQSIRDTQAIGHRRSGGRPSGGKVRHKRQALQDMARPLKQWLYKHRDNPYPTKTEKILLALGSQMTLVQVSNWFANARRRLKNTVRQPDLSWALRIKLYNKYVQGNAERLSVSSDDSCSEDGDKPQRTQSSPEELNKPMYQSVIKKEGSAMVGMTMGMGVGLRSAAEAASLADEYVSPPKYKSSLLHRYLNDSLRHVMVANGVMDARKRNHSGSFSSNEYDDELLSPSSSEAEANFVYRAETTDHGTSKCDITSGSGVGTTQKEKVKGKDETYWREINAAMALTNLAQGKDGVSGTTSCIIQKSSHIAEIKTVKVPLVQKY